The Cyprinus carpio isolate SPL01 chromosome A19, ASM1834038v1, whole genome shotgun sequence genome has a segment encoding these proteins:
- the sem1 gene encoding 26S proteasome complex subunit SEM1 produces the protein MSEKKQTVDLGLLEEDDEFEEFPAEDWTGLDEDEDAHVWEDNWDDDNVEDDFSNQLRAELEKHGYKMETS, from the exons ATGTCAGAGAAGAAACAAACAGTGGATTTGGGGCTGTTGGAGGAGGATGATGAATTTGAAGAATTCCCAGCAGAGG ACTGGACGGGCCTGGATGAAGATGAGGACGCTCATGTTTGGGAAGATAACTGGGATGATGACAACGTAGAGGATGACTTTTCTAATCAGCTGAG AGCGGAGCTAGAAAAACACGGATACAAGATGGAAACCTCCTAA